Proteins from one Flammeovirgaceae bacterium genomic window:
- a CDS encoding glycosyl hydrolase translates to MANKYLTVLVLAAFLAIDAPAQRKKGSVQANPSGALSFNQEYYEGIRWRELGPFRGGRSVTVTGVVGDPNTYYFGGVGGGVWKSEDAGQTWFNITDKYFGGTIGAVAVSESDPNVVYVGEGEQGVRSNVSSGWGVWKSTDAGTTWKHIGLTDSKHIGRIRIHPKNPDLVYVAAMGNLWKPNNMRGVYRSKDGGATWERVLYINDKAGAVDLTFDPNNARILYASTWNITRNGYRMDSGGSDSKLWKSIDGGDTWDELTDNPGMPGGTNGIIGVAVSPMNSNRVWAIIENVHGGVFRSDDAGATWKKVNEDRELRQRAWYYTRITADTQNEDKVWVMNVSYGVSKDGGVSFELKNAPHGDHHDLWIDPDNNQRMIIADDGGAQVSNDGGENWTTYHNQPTAQFYRVSTDNHFPYRIYGAQQDNSSVRINHRGTGTAITERDWVPLALGESAHVAPDPLNNNIVYGGGYKGYMNMENLETGQERSTNVWPDLPAGSGAEVMKYRFNWNYPVVFSTHDPKKLYAGSNHLHVTTNGGQSWEVISPDLTRNDPETIKSSGGPITQDNTGAEYYANIFVITESPYTENEIWTGSDDGLVYLTKDGGKTWENVTPPMASKNNMMNSIDVNPFVKGGAYVVGTSYKFGDNTPYIYKTEDYGKTWKLITHGIPDEEFVRVVRADPKRKGLLYAGTEKGMWVSFDDGASWSAFQLNLPPVPIHDLAVKEDNLIAATHGRSFWMIDDLTPLHQMSKEIEAKKSYLFKPMPSYRMAGGSGWGRRDARLEGENHPGGVMMHYYVATGGNEEVSIDIMEMDGDIIQTFSNKSKERATQLKVKKGGNRFVWNMRYPGYKTFPGLVFYSSPNIGPKAVPGKYKARLTANGQVTEQEFEIVKDPRVPTTQQEFQEQFDFLSKVRDKVSEAHQGILDIRKIKTDLGYVKTKVEEKPENKGLLDAMKKFQDDLTVIENDIHQTKNQAQQDPLNFGIKLNNRLAFLLYEEGTGDYPPTRQAEQVRQELSRQIDDELNKLNALIDSRVPAINEMIKGKGIEMIMIKKGPTDM, encoded by the coding sequence ATGGCAAATAAATACTTGACAGTACTGGTATTGGCCGCGTTCCTGGCAATTGATGCCCCGGCCCAACGAAAAAAAGGAAGCGTTCAGGCCAACCCTTCTGGCGCCTTATCATTCAATCAGGAGTATTACGAAGGCATCAGGTGGCGTGAACTGGGCCCTTTCCGTGGCGGAAGGTCGGTTACCGTCACCGGGGTGGTGGGGGACCCCAACACCTATTATTTCGGTGGTGTTGGCGGTGGTGTTTGGAAAAGCGAGGATGCTGGCCAAACCTGGTTCAACATTACGGATAAATACTTTGGAGGAACGATCGGGGCCGTGGCGGTTTCTGAGAGCGACCCGAACGTGGTTTACGTGGGCGAGGGCGAACAAGGCGTGAGGAGCAATGTGTCATCGGGCTGGGGCGTGTGGAAGTCCACCGATGCGGGGACAACCTGGAAACATATAGGGCTCACGGATTCAAAACACATTGGAAGGATAAGGATACACCCCAAAAACCCCGACCTGGTGTATGTGGCGGCCATGGGAAATTTATGGAAGCCCAACAATATGCGGGGGGTGTACCGAAGTAAAGACGGGGGCGCCACTTGGGAGCGGGTATTGTACATCAATGACAAGGCAGGTGCCGTGGACTTGACATTCGATCCAAACAACGCACGCATACTTTACGCCAGTACCTGGAACATTACGCGCAACGGCTACAGAATGGACAGTGGGGGGTCGGACTCAAAGCTGTGGAAGAGTATTGATGGTGGGGATACCTGGGACGAGCTAACGGACAACCCCGGAATGCCAGGTGGCACCAATGGGATAATAGGAGTGGCCGTGTCGCCCATGAACTCGAACCGGGTGTGGGCCATAATCGAAAATGTGCACGGGGGCGTGTTCAGGTCCGATGATGCCGGGGCCACATGGAAAAAAGTGAATGAGGACAGGGAACTCCGGCAACGCGCCTGGTACTATACCAGGATCACGGCAGACACGCAAAACGAAGACAAGGTATGGGTGATGAACGTGAGCTATGGCGTTTCCAAGGATGGCGGGGTTTCTTTTGAATTAAAGAATGCACCCCATGGCGACCATCACGATTTGTGGATAGACCCGGACAACAACCAAAGAATGATCATTGCCGATGATGGGGGCGCACAGGTATCCAACGATGGAGGGGAGAACTGGACCACCTACCACAACCAACCAACGGCACAATTTTACAGGGTGTCAACAGACAACCATTTCCCTTACCGGATTTATGGCGCCCAACAGGACAACTCCAGTGTGCGCATCAACCACCGGGGCACCGGGACAGCCATTACCGAGAGGGACTGGGTGCCATTGGCATTGGGGGAGAGCGCCCATGTGGCCCCCGATCCGCTGAACAACAACATTGTTTATGGAGGTGGGTACAAGGGGTATATGAACATGGAAAACCTGGAAACGGGGCAAGAAAGGTCGACCAACGTGTGGCCTGACTTGCCGGCCGGCTCCGGGGCAGAGGTTATGAAATACCGGTTCAACTGGAACTACCCTGTCGTGTTCAGCACCCACGACCCGAAGAAATTATACGCGGGGTCCAACCACCTTCATGTGACCACCAATGGAGGCCAAAGCTGGGAGGTCATCAGCCCTGACCTCACCCGCAACGACCCAGAAACCATTAAATCCTCTGGCGGCCCCATTACACAAGACAATACCGGGGCGGAGTATTATGCCAATATTTTTGTGATCACCGAATCGCCCTACACTGAAAATGAAATCTGGACAGGCTCGGACGATGGCCTGGTGTACCTGACAAAGGACGGGGGGAAAACCTGGGAAAACGTGACGCCCCCCATGGCTTCCAAGAACAATATGATGAACAGCATAGACGTGAACCCATTTGTGAAAGGCGGGGCGTATGTGGTGGGCACCTCCTATAAGTTTGGCGACAACACGCCCTACATTTACAAAACGGAAGACTACGGGAAAACATGGAAGCTGATTACGCACGGCATACCCGATGAAGAGTTTGTAAGGGTGGTGCGGGCAGACCCCAAGCGCAAAGGGCTGTTGTATGCCGGAACGGAAAAAGGCATGTGGGTTTCATTCGATGATGGGGCCAGTTGGTCTGCGTTCCAGTTGAACCTGCCCCCTGTTCCCATCCATGACCTGGCCGTGAAAGAAGACAACCTGATAGCCGCCACACACGGAAGGAGCTTCTGGATGATCGATGACCTCACACCGCTTCACCAAATGTCAAAGGAAATTGAAGCCAAGAAATCCTACCTCTTTAAACCGATGCCTTCGTACAGGATGGCCGGTGGCTCCGGATGGGGCAGGCGCGATGCAAGGTTGGAGGGCGAGAACCATCCCGGGGGCGTGATGATGCACTATTATGTGGCCACGGGCGGCAACGAAGAAGTGTCCATCGACATTATGGAAATGGACGGGGATATTATCCAAACATTTTCCAACAAGTCGAAAGAGCGGGCCACACAATTGAAGGTAAAAAAAGGCGGGAACAGGTTTGTGTGGAACATGCGCTACCCTGGATATAAGACTTTCCCGGGCCTGGTGTTTTATTCCTCGCCAAACATTGGCCCCAAAGCCGTGCCCGGAAAATACAAAGCCCGGCTAACGGCCAACGGGCAGGTGACAGAGCAGGAATTTGAAATAGTGAAAGACCCCCGGGTGCCCACTACACAGCAGGAATTTCAGGAACAGTTTGATTTCCTGTCCAAAGTGAGGGACAAGGTGAGCGAGGCGCACCAGGGCATCCTGGACATCAGGAAAATCAAAACAGACCTGGGCTATGTAAAAACAAAAGTGGAGGAAAAGCCGGAAAACAAGGGCCTGTTGGATGCCATGAAAAAATTCCAGGACGACCTCACTGTCATCGAAAACGATATCCACCAAACCAAAAACCAGGCCCAACAGGACCCTTTAAATTTTGGGATCAAACTGAACAACAGGCTGGCGTTCTTATTGTATGAGGAAGGGACCGGTGACTATCCCCCCACACGGCAGGCAGAACAGGTACGCCAGGAGCTGTCGCGGCAAATAGATGACGAGCTCAACAAGTTGAATGCCCTTATCGACAGCAGGGTGCCCGCCATCAACGAAATGATAAAAGGGAAGGGTATTGAAATGATAATGATCAAAAAAGGGCCAACGGATATGTGA
- a CDS encoding bile acid:sodium symporter family protein produces MQENLSIDSAHLNFSQDSLWVLNLCLAIIMFGIAIDIRWKDFKKVFVAPKATFVGLLLQFVLLPASTFLLVWALRPSPSIALGMMLVAACPGGNISNFMTHLSKGNTALSVSLTSIGTLLAIVMTPLNLQLWASLYPPTAMILREVSLDLWDVFRTISIIIGIPLLLGMTLGNKYPHFASRVSKGAKPFSIIVFALFVVVAFANNVDAFLQFIHLVIVIVFFHNLLALLLGYQVARLFKLRTEDRKTLAIETGIQNSGLGLILIFGFFQGLGGMAIVAAWWGIWHIISGLALSTYWSLNSAAQPS; encoded by the coding sequence ATCCAGGAAAATTTGTCGATAGACAGTGCGCATCTCAATTTTAGCCAGGACTCCCTCTGGGTGCTTAACCTGTGCCTGGCCATTATCATGTTCGGCATTGCCATTGACATCCGGTGGAAGGATTTCAAAAAGGTTTTTGTTGCCCCGAAAGCCACTTTCGTGGGACTGCTGTTGCAGTTTGTGCTGCTTCCGGCCAGCACCTTTTTGTTGGTGTGGGCCCTCCGGCCTTCGCCCAGCATAGCCCTGGGCATGATGCTGGTGGCGGCCTGCCCGGGGGGCAACATATCCAATTTCATGACGCACCTCTCCAAGGGCAACACCGCACTGTCCGTAAGCCTTACTTCCATCGGCACCTTGCTCGCCATTGTAATGACCCCGCTGAACCTGCAGCTGTGGGCAAGCCTCTACCCGCCCACCGCCATGATTTTGCGTGAAGTAAGCCTGGACCTTTGGGATGTTTTCAGGACCATCTCGATAATAATAGGCATTCCCTTGCTGTTGGGAATGACCCTTGGCAACAAGTACCCCCATTTCGCCTCCAGGGTTTCCAAAGGGGCCAAGCCATTCTCTATTATTGTTTTTGCCCTCTTCGTGGTGGTGGCCTTTGCCAACAACGTGGACGCCTTTCTTCAGTTTATCCACCTGGTCATTGTAATCGTGTTTTTCCATAACCTGCTGGCACTGTTGCTGGGCTACCAGGTGGCAAGGCTTTTCAAGCTGCGCACGGAAGACCGGAAAACACTGGCAATCGAAACGGGCATTCAAAATTCGGGGTTGGGCCTCATCCTTATTTTTGGCTTTTTTCAGGGATTGGGGGGAATGGCCATTGTGGCCGCCTGGTGGGGGATTTGGCATATTATATCCGGGCTTGCGCTGTCCACCTATTGGTCGCTCAACTCGGCTGCCCAGCCTTCCTGA
- a CDS encoding M20/M25/M40 family metallo-hydrolase, protein MKNTSNNYLLLLVGLFLFSCGGKKEETLSETFQRINNEVLQNSKGYATLKEATSTIGHRLTGSENGHKAEEYAYNKFKEYGFDDVKYLDFEVKAWSRGNIAVEIDGAPVPAVTLGHSPVEAEVTGTLVDMGNGLEADYSAKPNAVKDKIAVVYIGLLDGSPDGLHNLHRSEKTAIATKYGAKGIVIINQVPNGVLLTGTASVTGELIPIPAVCIGKENGMALKEKLKTKPVTAHIKMTNHSDMIKARDVVATIKGSTWPDERIIIGGHLDSWDLATGAIDNGIGSFSVLDIARAFKANNLQPKRTVQFVMFMGEEQGLLGSRYMVEQEIKNGTIDNIKYMMNLDMAGNPIGINAGGKLDIPDFFTSLGAEINKIDTTFQNKFTNRSGLHSDHQPFMLEGVPIVGVISNLDRSIYGCYHSDCDDFDLVNEAHMVNTARFGTMILYGLANADVLPAKKMDSETTKQFMIENNLREPLTIAGDWKWGDQ, encoded by the coding sequence ATGAAAAATACATCAAACAATTACCTCTTGCTGCTGGTCGGCCTTTTCTTGTTTTCGTGTGGAGGAAAAAAAGAAGAAACGCTTTCCGAAACATTTCAACGGATCAACAACGAAGTGCTGCAAAACTCAAAAGGCTATGCCACCCTAAAGGAAGCCACCTCCACCATTGGCCATCGCCTTACCGGCTCGGAAAATGGCCACAAAGCGGAGGAATATGCCTACAACAAATTCAAGGAATATGGTTTTGACGATGTAAAGTACCTGGACTTTGAAGTAAAGGCATGGTCCCGTGGCAACATTGCCGTGGAAATAGATGGCGCGCCAGTGCCTGCCGTTACCCTGGGGCACTCCCCCGTGGAGGCCGAAGTTACCGGCACCCTGGTGGATATGGGCAATGGGCTGGAGGCCGATTACAGCGCAAAACCCAATGCCGTAAAAGATAAAATTGCCGTTGTGTACATCGGCCTGTTGGACGGAAGCCCTGACGGACTGCACAACCTGCACCGAAGCGAGAAAACCGCCATAGCCACCAAATACGGGGCCAAAGGGATCGTGATCATCAACCAGGTGCCCAATGGCGTGCTGCTCACCGGCACGGCATCGGTAACGGGGGAGTTGATCCCCATTCCCGCGGTTTGCATTGGAAAAGAAAATGGGATGGCGCTAAAGGAAAAACTTAAAACCAAACCTGTCACCGCCCACATCAAAATGACAAACCACAGCGACATGATAAAAGCACGCGATGTGGTGGCCACTATAAAAGGATCAACGTGGCCAGACGAACGCATCATCATAGGCGGCCATCTGGACTCCTGGGACCTTGCCACCGGTGCCATCGACAATGGGATAGGCTCATTTTCCGTTTTGGATATTGCACGGGCCTTTAAGGCAAACAACCTCCAGCCCAAGCGCACTGTTCAGTTTGTGATGTTCATGGGCGAGGAGCAAGGCCTGCTTGGCTCCCGCTATATGGTGGAACAAGAAATTAAAAACGGTACTATTGATAATATCAAGTACATGATGAATTTGGACATGGCCGGAAACCCAATTGGCATCAACGCTGGCGGCAAACTGGACATTCCTGACTTTTTTACTTCGCTGGGTGCCGAAATCAATAAAATCGACACTACCTTCCAAAATAAATTTACCAACCGCTCAGGGCTTCACAGCGACCACCAGCCATTTATGCTTGAAGGTGTGCCCATCGTTGGGGTGATCAGCAACCTGGACCGCTCTATCTATGGATGTTACCACTCCGATTGTGATGACTTCGATTTGGTCAACGAGGCACATATGGTAAACACCGCCCGTTTTGGCACCATGATACTGTATGGGCTGGCCAATGCAGATGTGCTGCCGGCAAAGAAAATGGACAGTGAGACGACCAAACAATTTATGATCGAGAACAACCTGAGGGAGCCCCTGACCATCGCTGGCGATTGGAAATGGGGGGACCAATGA
- a CDS encoding prolyl oligopeptidase family serine peptidase has translation MNKTILLLLLASPVWGQQLNELTVEKIMRDPKWMGVSPSGVFWSEDSKTVYFNWNPDNAQGDSLYSISISNHAPVKTSPEERNALPGNGQYNKTRTKKVYEKYGDIFLLDIPSNKTIKVTNTLEREFAPRFSQDESKIFFTAGNNLYAWNIGTGAFGQLTDFRNGNKKGPAKTTAQEDWLKQDQLAYIQVLRKRDENKKAAEKIKKANQPTRPRTVYLNEQSVDHLMVSPNEDYITYRITREAKDAKSTIVPNYVTLSGFTEDIPARSKVGVNLDTYEFWVYDIKGDTTYRVKTDDIPGITDAPDYLKDYPDRQPKEKAIRPVVINGPYWSDDGKNNFVVIRASDNKDRWIMSLNLATRDLTLLDRQRDEAWIGGPGIGYFFSGGNSGWLADNKHVWFQSEETGYSHLYTVDIDNGKKQSITSGPYEVQTAQLSNDKKYFYITTNEVHPGEKHFYKIPVNGGKAVRLTTATGAHQVVLSPDEKWMADLYSYSNKPWELYLSKNDGKARPEPITRSTSTEFNSYPWRDPEVITFKARDGAVVHARLYRPNAPEDNGPAVIFVHGAGYLQNAHKWWSSYFREYMFHNLLADKGYTVIDVDYRGSAGYGRDWRTGIYRFMGGKDLTDQVDAAKLLVDKYHVSPTRIGIYGGSYGGFITLMGMFTTPGVFAAGAALRPVTDWAHYNQGYTSNILNVPYADSLAYAKSSPIYHAEGLKGALLMCHGMVDTNVHFQDVVRLSQRLMELGKDNWELAVYPVENHGFVEPSSWTDEYKRILKLFEGNLKP, from the coding sequence ATGAATAAAACAATCCTGCTCCTGCTTTTGGCCTCCCCCGTATGGGGCCAGCAACTCAATGAATTGACCGTGGAAAAAATCATGCGCGACCCGAAATGGATGGGGGTATCGCCTTCCGGTGTTTTTTGGTCGGAGGACAGCAAAACGGTTTATTTCAACTGGAACCCCGACAATGCACAGGGGGACTCCCTGTACTCCATATCCATTTCCAACCATGCCCCCGTAAAAACAAGCCCAGAGGAGAGGAACGCATTGCCCGGCAACGGGCAATACAACAAAACGCGCACAAAGAAAGTGTACGAAAAATACGGTGACATCTTCCTGCTGGACATACCCTCCAACAAAACCATAAAAGTCACCAACACCCTCGAACGGGAATTTGCCCCCCGCTTTTCACAGGACGAGTCAAAAATTTTTTTTACGGCAGGAAACAACCTGTACGCGTGGAACATCGGGACCGGGGCGTTTGGCCAGCTTACCGATTTTAGAAATGGCAACAAGAAAGGGCCTGCCAAAACCACCGCACAGGAGGATTGGCTAAAGCAGGACCAGCTTGCCTACATACAAGTGCTCAGGAAAAGGGACGAAAACAAAAAGGCAGCGGAAAAAATCAAAAAAGCCAACCAACCCACCCGCCCTCGCACAGTGTACCTCAACGAACAAAGCGTGGACCACCTGATGGTAAGCCCAAATGAAGATTATATTACCTACCGGATCACCCGGGAGGCCAAGGACGCAAAGTCCACTATTGTGCCCAACTACGTGACCTTGTCCGGTTTTACAGAGGATATTCCCGCGCGCAGCAAAGTAGGTGTAAACCTCGACACCTATGAGTTTTGGGTATACGACATCAAAGGGGACACCACTTATAGGGTCAAAACGGATGACATCCCCGGCATTACCGATGCCCCGGATTACTTGAAAGATTATCCCGACAGGCAACCCAAGGAAAAAGCCATCAGGCCGGTGGTCATCAATGGCCCTTACTGGTCGGATGACGGCAAAAACAATTTTGTGGTGATACGGGCAAGCGACAACAAGGACCGCTGGATCATGTCACTGAACCTGGCCACGCGTGACCTTACCCTTTTGGACAGGCAGAGGGACGAAGCCTGGATTGGTGGCCCTGGCATTGGGTACTTCTTTAGCGGGGGCAACTCCGGATGGCTGGCCGACAACAAACACGTTTGGTTCCAATCGGAGGAGACGGGATATTCCCATCTCTATACCGTTGATATCGATAACGGAAAGAAGCAAAGCATAACTTCCGGGCCGTACGAAGTGCAAACCGCACAGCTCTCAAACGACAAGAAGTATTTCTACATTACCACCAATGAAGTCCATCCCGGGGAGAAGCACTTTTACAAAATCCCGGTAAATGGAGGAAAGGCCGTGCGGCTCACCACCGCCACAGGGGCGCACCAGGTGGTGTTGTCGCCCGATGAAAAATGGATGGCCGATTTGTACTCCTACAGCAACAAGCCATGGGAACTGTACCTTTCCAAAAACGATGGGAAGGCAAGGCCCGAGCCAATCACCAGGTCCACCTCTACGGAATTCAATTCCTACCCCTGGAGGGACCCGGAGGTGATCACCTTTAAAGCGCGTGACGGTGCCGTTGTGCATGCCCGGCTATACCGGCCAAATGCCCCTGAGGACAATGGTCCGGCAGTCATTTTCGTCCACGGTGCAGGTTATTTGCAAAATGCCCATAAATGGTGGAGCAGCTATTTTCGCGAATACATGTTCCACAACCTGCTGGCCGACAAAGGCTATACGGTAATCGATGTGGACTACCGGGGAAGCGCTGGGTACGGTCGCGACTGGCGTACCGGTATTTACAGGTTTATGGGCGGGAAGGACCTGACCGACCAGGTGGATGCCGCCAAACTCCTGGTGGACAAGTACCATGTAAGCCCCACGCGGATAGGCATATATGGAGGGTCCTATGGTGGTTTTATCACCCTGATGGGCATGTTCACCACCCCGGGGGTATTTGCCGCTGGTGCCGCGCTTCGTCCTGTCACCGACTGGGCGCATTACAACCAAGGTTATACCTCCAACATCCTCAACGTGCCCTATGCCGATAGCCTGGCCTATGCCAAAAGCTCGCCCATCTACCATGCCGAAGGGCTGAAAGGCGCCTTGTTGATGTGCCATGGAATGGTGGATACCAACGTTCACTTCCAGGACGTGGTGAGGTTGTCGCAACGGCTGATGGAATTGGGCAAGGACAATTGGGAGCTTGCCGTATATCCTGTGGAAAACCACGGCTTCGTTGAGCCCAGTAGCTGGACAGATGAGTACAAACGCATCCTCAAACTTTTTGAAGGCAACCTTAAACCCTAG
- a CDS encoding ABC transporter permease, whose translation MLGNYLKIAIRNLTRNSLYSFINVAGLAIGLACFVLVGIYVKNETGYDRFFTHSENTYRLITHVDVNGAQNRYSMAHYPAPFDMVAEFPEVVAAATLFKPFYFSNLRPTIKYQDNAYEEGKFYMADSSFFSVFDFDFKYGNREKAFENSNSVVLTNETAKKYFGDTNPLGQLITFQDTVTFKVTGVLRPFRGKTHLDFDFLAHSKLLINQLVGFRIDHDYRGMWYFSYVVLAPGTDPSQTDAKLPAFVKSHYLPRYTENNAALTLQPIRDIHLKSDFSNADISVNGNIQYVYILSSIAILVLVIACINFMNLSIARYSNRGKEVGIRKVMGAQKKNLVFQFLGESLLIAIISGAISFFVVWAVIPVFNDLASTRLKPDELFAPNNMAAALLVTLLAGSLAGLYPSFVMASFQPAKVLKGLHKTVNKRIDLRKALVVGQFTVSLVLLIGTLVISEQLDFMRNKDMGFDKEEVVIVPAIGAGMPPRYATFKERLLRESGIVSVTNLSHDLGQKNLPYFPMIVEGVEDEQMLPTMSVGYDFLETFGLKMKEGRFFDMAHPSDSTLAVVINEATARAFGWKDPIGRKVTFGEGGNPNITVIGVIEDFNFDPLRNKVSPVVISFGPAFSNIAIKIKSGNYHSVAAQIENTWNGLIQNAPFSFYFLDEALNQAYASEERLAEIFKVFSGLAIFVACLGLFALASFSAQRRLKEIGVRKVLGATVPGLVLMMYREFLALIAAAAVLASPLSYYLFDGWLDGFAYRIQIGPMVFLVALALLMAIAFVTVGYQSLQAARSNPTQTLRSE comes from the coding sequence ATGCTTGGAAACTACCTGAAAATCGCCATCCGTAACCTCACCAGGAATTCGCTCTACAGCTTCATCAATGTGGCCGGCCTGGCCATAGGCCTCGCCTGTTTTGTGCTGGTAGGCATTTATGTGAAAAATGAAACAGGCTATGACAGGTTCTTCACCCATTCGGAAAATACCTACCGATTGATTACCCATGTGGATGTAAACGGGGCACAAAACCGGTATAGCATGGCCCATTACCCTGCCCCCTTTGACATGGTGGCCGAATTTCCCGAAGTGGTGGCCGCTGCTACTTTGTTCAAACCCTTTTACTTTTCCAACCTACGCCCCACCATCAAATACCAGGACAATGCCTATGAGGAGGGCAAGTTCTACATGGCCGATTCAAGTTTCTTTTCCGTTTTTGATTTTGATTTTAAATATGGCAACCGGGAAAAGGCATTTGAAAACAGTAACTCGGTGGTGTTGACGAACGAAACGGCAAAAAAATACTTCGGGGACACCAACCCGCTGGGCCAACTCATAACATTTCAGGACACGGTTACCTTTAAGGTTACCGGTGTGCTGCGGCCTTTCAGGGGCAAAACACATTTGGATTTTGATTTTCTTGCCCATTCAAAATTGCTGATCAACCAACTGGTCGGGTTCAGGATCGACCACGATTACAGGGGGATGTGGTATTTCAGCTACGTGGTGCTGGCCCCGGGAACAGACCCGTCACAAACCGATGCCAAGCTCCCTGCATTTGTAAAAAGCCATTACCTTCCCCGCTATACCGAAAACAATGCCGCCCTGACGCTGCAACCCATTCGGGACATCCACCTGAAATCGGACTTCAGCAATGCAGACATTTCGGTGAACGGCAACATCCAGTATGTGTACATACTTTCTTCCATCGCCATCTTGGTGCTGGTAATTGCCTGTATCAATTTCATGAACTTGTCCATTGCCCGGTACTCCAACCGGGGAAAAGAAGTGGGCATACGAAAGGTGATGGGCGCCCAGAAAAAAAACCTGGTGTTCCAATTTTTGGGGGAGTCGCTCCTTATCGCCATTATCTCCGGGGCCATATCATTTTTTGTCGTATGGGCGGTGATTCCCGTCTTCAACGACCTGGCCTCCACCCGATTGAAACCCGATGAGCTGTTTGCCCCCAACAACATGGCAGCCGCCTTATTGGTCACCTTGCTGGCCGGGTCCCTGGCGGGCCTGTACCCGTCATTTGTAATGGCCTCCTTCCAACCGGCAAAAGTATTGAAGGGCCTTCACAAAACCGTGAACAAAAGGATTGACCTCAGAAAGGCATTGGTGGTGGGGCAGTTTACCGTGTCTTTGGTCCTGCTTATCGGCACCCTTGTCATTTCCGAACAACTGGACTTCATGCGCAACAAGGACATGGGCTTTGACAAGGAGGAGGTGGTCATCGTGCCTGCCATCGGGGCAGGGATGCCGCCCCGCTATGCCACCTTCAAAGAAAGGTTATTAAGGGAGTCGGGGATTGTTTCGGTCACCAACCTCTCCCACGACCTGGGCCAAAAGAACCTGCCGTACTTTCCCATGATTGTGGAGGGGGTGGAAGACGAGCAGATGCTGCCTACCATGTCCGTGGGATATGATTTCCTGGAAACTTTCGGGCTGAAGATGAAAGAAGGCCGTTTTTTTGATATGGCCCATCCTTCCGACAGCACGTTGGCGGTGGTCATCAACGAAGCGACTGCCAGGGCATTTGGCTGGAAAGACCCAATCGGCAGGAAAGTTACCTTTGGGGAAGGGGGGAACCCCAACATCACCGTCATTGGCGTTATCGAAGATTTCAATTTCGACCCGCTTCGCAACAAGGTAAGCCCGGTCGTCATAAGTTTTGGCCCTGCTTTCAGCAACATCGCCATTAAAATCAAGTCGGGAAATTACCATTCCGTGGCCGCACAAATAGAAAATACCTGGAACGGCCTTATTCAAAACGCCCCGTTTTCCTTCTACTTCCTAGACGAAGCATTGAACCAGGCTTATGCCTCCGAAGAAAGGCTGGCCGAAATATTCAAGGTTTTCTCCGGGCTCGCCATTTTTGTGGCATGCCTTGGCCTTTTTGCGCTGGCTTCTTTCAGTGCCCAAAGAAGGCTTAAGGAGATTGGGGTAAGGAAAGTATTGGGTGCCACCGTGCCCGGGCTGGTGTTGATGATGTACAGGGAGTTCCTGGCCTTGATAGCAGCGGCCGCAGTGCTGGCAAGCCCATTGTCCTATTATTTGTTTGACGGTTGGCTGGACGGTTTTGCCTATAGGATACAAATCGGGCCCATGGTGTTTTTGGTGGCTTTGGCGTTGCTTATGGCCATTGCGTTTGTCACTGTTGGGTACCAGTCTTTACAGGCCGCCCGGTCAAACCCCACACAGACCTTGCGTAGCGAATGA